GGCGGCGTCCGATGACGAAGCTGGCGAGCAAACCGAGCAGGTAGAGCAGCACCAGGGTCAACAGCGCGGCCACGAGCGACTGCATGGCGGGATGCGCCAGCAGACTGACGAGCGGATCGGAAGGGCCGTTGAGACGACTGGCCAGAGTGCGCACGGCAGGCATGCTGATAACCGTGAGCTGATCGAAGACGAACGCCATGATCCACCAGGTGATCCAGAGGGGGATGATGGTGACGATCCCGGTGACGAGATAGCGTTGGGAGTGCCATTTGGATTTGCGCCATTGCATCGTCGACTCCTGGAACTGAAAAAGGAAAATCGGTCCCATGCCCCTACCACCGCCCTGGTCACCTCATGCCCGTTCCCGCAGGGCACCGCGGCGGCGATCTCCATTGCGCCGGCTGCGCCTGATGGTTTGGGCCGTCGTGTTCGCGGCGCTGGGTTTGACCATCGTGCCCATCCTGGCGTTGCGTGTGCTGCCGCCACCGATCAGTGCCTTCATGGTGCACCAACTGGTGCGCAATGTGGCAGCGGGCGAACGCGTGTGGCCGGAGTACCGCTGGGTTCCGGCTGAGCGGATCTCCCCCCATCTCGCGCTGGCGGTGGTGGCGGCCGAGGACCAGCGCTTTCCCAGCCATTTCGGACTGGATCTGAAGGCGATTCGCCAGGCGCTCGATCACAACGCCCGCGGTGGCCGCGTGCGTGGGGCCAGCACGATTACGCAGCAGACGGCCAAGAATCTGTTTCTCTGGCGGGGGCGGGACTGGTTGCGCAAGGGCGTCGAGGCTTGGCTCGCGGTGTGGATGGAGCTGTTGCTGCCCAAGGCGCGCATTTTGGAGCTGTATCTCAATCTCGCGCAGTTCGGTGACCATCTGTATGGCGCCGAAGCCGCCAGCCAGCGTTACTTCGGGGTTTCCGCCGCGCGGCTGAATCCGGCCCAGGCAGCACTTCTGGCGGCAGTGCTGCCCAACCCCGTCCGCTACCGGGTCGATGCGCCATCGTCGAGTGTGCGCCAGCGTCAGCTGTGGATTCTCAGGCAGATGCGCCAACTCGGCCCGGATTATCTGGCGGCGCTGTAACCCCGGCGCCCGGCGTTTTCCGAATCCTGTGCTAGCTTGATTTGAGTGACCCAACTCGGCCGGGCCGGGATGGCCCGAGGATGGAGCGTGGATGCGCGACGGACAAGCCAGTTTCACTTCCCGCATGGTGATGTTGTTCCGGGCCCTGGCGGTCCGGGAAGGCATTCCGATTTTCAAGGACACAATCGCTGAGCACTTGTTGAACGAGCGCGGCCAGCGCATCGTGCGGCGTCCGAGAACCTATCGGCGCATGGCCCGATTGTTCGAGCGCCGCCCGCAGTTGAAGCGATTCATGGCCGCGTTGCTCCTGCGGGCACGCTTCGCCGAGGATGAACTGGTCCGCGCCATGGATACCGACGGTGTGCGGCAATATGTGATTCTGGGTGCGGGCTGGGATACCTTTGTCTGGCGCCGGCCCGATCTCTTGGACCGGCTGCGCGTGTTCGAGCTGGATCATCCGGCCACCCAGGCCGCCAAGCGCAACCGCATCGCCGAGCGCGGCCTCGCGACGCATCCCTGTCAGGTCTTCGTGCCCATCGATTTCACCACCCAATCACTCAGCGAACGCTTGCTGGCCTCCGGTTTCGATCCGGCGCTGCCGACCTTCGTCAACTGGATGGGCGTGACCTACTATCTGCCCAAGTCCGTGGTGGAGGGCGTGTTCCGCGAGCTGCGCGGTTTGTGCGCTGGCGGCGTCACGGTCGCATTCGATTACGTCGATACCAGCGTGCTGGAACTCACCGCCCAGCGTCCCAAGTCGGTCGGGGTGCGCTTGCGTCGCGCCATCGCCGCGCGGGTTTGGCGGCGGATCGGGGAGCCGTTTCATACGTGGCTGGACCTCGATGAT
This window of the Candidatus Macondimonas diazotrophica genome carries:
- the mtgA gene encoding monofunctional biosynthetic peptidoglycan transglycosylase, with amino-acid sequence MVWAVVFAALGLTIVPILALRVLPPPISAFMVHQLVRNVAAGERVWPEYRWVPAERISPHLALAVVAAEDQRFPSHFGLDLKAIRQALDHNARGGRVRGASTITQQTAKNLFLWRGRDWLRKGVEAWLAVWMELLLPKARILELYLNLAQFGDHLYGAEAASQRYFGVSAARLNPAQAALLAAVLPNPVRYRVDAPSSSVRQRQLWILRQMRQLGPDYLAAL
- a CDS encoding class I SAM-dependent methyltransferase, with the protein product MRDGQASFTSRMVMLFRALAVREGIPIFKDTIAEHLLNERGQRIVRRPRTYRRMARLFERRPQLKRFMAALLLRARFAEDELVRAMDTDGVRQYVILGAGWDTFVWRRPDLLDRLRVFELDHPATQAAKRNRIAERGLATHPCQVFVPIDFTTQSLSERLLASGFDPALPTFVNWMGVTYYLPKSVVEGVFRELRGLCAGGVTVAFDYVDTSVLELTAQRPKSVGVRLRRAIAARVWRRIGEPFHTWLDLDDLPQWFQRLGYELCINLTRKSKRDYLQAAEMGGYVPGGGMSIALVRSLPQRD